The following are encoded together in the Marinilabiliales bacterium genome:
- a CDS encoding DUF433 domain-containing protein — protein sequence MRDWTDNIESNPDILYGKPVVKGTRVPVDMVLEKMSNGQSFQEIIRSYPDLTDKDLYACLAYASSLIRNEITKPLAS from the coding sequence ATGAGAGACTGGACAGACAATATTGAAAGCAATCCGGATATCCTTTATGGCAAGCCCGTAGTAAAGGGTACCCGCGTACCTGTCGACATGGTACTTGAGAAGATGTCGAACGGACAATCCTTTCAGGAAATAATCCGCTCTTATCCTGATTTAACTGATAAAGATCTATACGCATGCCTGGCCTATGCCTCTTCGCTGATAAGGAATGAAATAACCAAACCACTGGCATCCTGA